In one window of Cryptococcus depauperatus CBS 7841 chromosome 3, complete sequence DNA:
- a CDS encoding GTP-binding protein ypt1, producing the protein MSAPEYDYLFKLLLIGDSGVGKSCLLLRFADDTYTESYISTIGVDFKIRTIELEGKTVKLQIWDTAGQERFRTITSSYYRGAHGIIVVYDVTDRDTYTNVKQWLQEIDRYAVEGVNKLLVGNKSDLATKKVVEYAEAKAFADELNIPFLETSAKNATNVEQAFLTMSKQIKDRMGSSTMASGPNKSTIKGLGQNVEQKTAGGCC; encoded by the exons ATGTCTGCCCCAGAATACGACTATCTCTTCAAG CTTCTGCTCATCGGCGACTCCGGTGTCGGAAAATCCTGTCTCCTTCTTCGATTTGCCGACGACACTTACACAGAGTCTTATATCTCTACAATTGGT GTCGACTTTAAAATCCGAACAATTGAACTTGAAGGGAAGACTGTCAAGCTCCAAATT TGGGATACTGCTGGACAAGAACGATTTAGGACTATTACCTCTTCTTATTACCGAGGCGCTCACGGTATCATAGTAGTATATGATGTCACCGACCGAG ACACATACACTAATGTCAAGCAATGGTTGCAAGAAATTGACCGATATGCCGTCGAGGGTGTCAACAAACTTTTGGTCGGCAACAAGTCTGATTTGGCTACCAAGAAGGTGGTTGAATACGCCGAAGCTAAGGCTTTCGCAGATGAACTAAACATACCTTTCCTTGAAACCTCTGCAAAAAACGCAACCAATGTTGAACAAGCATTCCTGACTATGTCCAAGCAAATCAAAGATCG AATGGGATCATCCACAATGGCTTCTGGCCCCAACAAGTCTACCATTAAGGGTCTCGGACAGAATGTGGAGCAAAAGACTGCCGGCGGATGCTGTTAA